The Magnolia sinica isolate HGM2019 chromosome 10, MsV1, whole genome shotgun sequence genome includes a window with the following:
- the LOC131217046 gene encoding uncharacterized protein LOC131217046, producing the protein MAASTFNISLFSTLSKPSLPFNPSLKTLKPHFHTKPNFPNPLRIQSPPFNPCSPKSSPTDLLPSDPTTSSLPQTLKTRLSSGETLYGIFLLGFSPTLAEIAGHAGYDFAVVDMEHGPGGISDALACLRALAATQTPAILRIPESSDVWAKKALDLGPQGIMFPMIDGPKSAKKAVSYCRFPPEGVRGSAHTVVRASKYGIDDGYLQNYQDELLIMCQVETEEAVKKIEEIAAVDGVDCIQMGPLDLSASLGYLWDPGHKKVREVLHGAEKKVLKTKGAFLAGFAMAHDSPEELRVRGYHMVSGAVDLGLFRAAAVDDVARFKKGLKEAQKEEDKDEKYWSE; encoded by the coding sequence ATGGCCGCCTCCACCTTCAACATTTCCCTTTTCTCCACGCTCTCCAAACCATCCCTTCCCTTCAATCCCTCcctcaaaaccctaaaaccccaTTTCCACACCAAGCCCAATTTCCCCAACCCCCTCAGAATccaatctccacccttcaatccctGCTCCCCCAAATCCTCACCGACCGATCTCCTCCCTTCCGACCCCACCACTTCCTCCCTCCCTCAAACCCTCAAAACGCGCCTCTCCTCCGGCGAGACTCTCTACGGCATCTTCCTCCTCGGTTTCTCCCCCACCCTCGCCGAGATCGCCGGCCACGCCGGCTACGACTTCGCCGTCGTCGACATGGAGCACGGCCCCGGCGGCATCTCGGACGCCCTTGCCTGCCTGCGTGCTCTCGCTGCCACCCAAACCCCTGCGATCCTCCGCATTCCGGAATCTTCCGATGTCTGGGCCAAGAAGGCCCTTGATCTCGGCCCCCAGGGGATCATGTTCCCCATGATCGACGGCCCAAAATCCGCCAAGAAAGCAGTCTCCTACTGCAGATTCCCGCCCGAGGGCGTCCGCGGGTCTGCGCACACGGTCGTCCGGGCGTCCAAGTACGGGATCGACGACGGGTACTTGCAGAATTACCAGGATGAGCTGCTGATCATGTGCCAGGTGGAGACGGAGGAAGCGGTGAAGAAGATCGAGGAGATCGCGGCCGTTGATGGGGTGGACTGCATCCAGATGGGGCCGTTGGATCTGAGCGCGAGCCTGGGgtatctgtgggacccagggcATAAGAAGGTGAGGGAGGTATTACATGGGGCGGAGAAGAAGGTGCTGAAGACGAAGGGCGCATTCTTGGCCGGTTTCGCCATGGCGCACGATAGCCCAGAAGAGCTTAGGGTGCGCGGCTATCACATGGTGTCTGGTGCGGTGGATTTGGGGCTCTTCCGTGCCGCGGCGGTTGATGACGTGGCAAGGTTTAAGAAGGGTTTGAAGGAGGCTCAGAAAGAGGAGGACAAAGATGAGAAGTACTGGAGCGAGTGA